Part of the Streptomyces sp. NBC_00457 genome, CGAGGTGACTTCCTTGGCACGCTCGTAGAGCTCTGCCAGACGTCCGGTCGCGTCCGCCTCGTCGATCAGCGGAACGCGGACTCCCGAATTCCCATCCATCTGCACACCTTCCTTCTTATGAGCCAACCGAAGTGCGTGGCATGTTCCTTCGGCGGAGCACGGGCATCGCCTCCGCCTGGAAGTCGAGTTCCGGATCGAGGCCCTGCACGATTCCCTCGACCACCAGAAGCGAGAGCAGCGGGAACGCGAACTCGGGCACCGGATACAGTCCGAAACGCCGCTGGAGATCGAAGAGCCGTCCGGCGAACTTCGCCAGATTGAATTCACCGGACCGGGCCCCGGACGACTCTGTGACGAGTTCGGTGAGGCCCGCACGGAATCCGTCGAGATCGCAGCCCTCGGCGATACTCGCCGCGCTCTCGATGATGATCTCGGCGCAGAGCGGGCCGTTGCCCATGGCCATGTTGATGAAGAAGTCCGCGAACGAGGCGCGTACCGGGCCCGACAGCTTGATCACAAAACCAGCGTCGACGATGACCAGGGAGCCGTCGTTGTTGATGTAGAGGTTTCCTGGGATCAGGTCGCAGTGCACCAGTCCGTCCACGAAAAGCATCTCGTAGACCACCGACATGACCCGGCGCGCGGCGACCTTGCGTGCGTCCGCGGAGAGCGACTCCGGCGCCGTACGGGCCAGCCCTTCCACGTACTCCATCACCAGCACGTCCTCGGAACACAGCTCAGGCAGCGGTGCCGGGATCCGAATCCACTCGAACTCGCTCAGGTTCGCGCGCAGGTCGCCGAGTGCCACGCGCTCCGCCGTGAAGTCCAACTGGCGCAGGATCGCACCGCCCACCTGCGCGTGCATGACCTTGAAGGGCATTGACCGCAACTCTGGCAGCTGTTGCATGGCGCCCATGGCCAGCGCGGTCAGCCGGAAGTCCCGCCACATCACGCGGCTGATACCCGGCCTGCGCACCTTCACCGCCACCTGCCGGCCGTCGAGGGTGACGGCGCGGTGGACCGTCGCGATGCTCCCGGTGGCCACCGGCGTCGAGCTGAATTCGGCGAACGGCCATTCCCGACCCTGGTACGCACGGCGCAGAACGCCCTGCAGGCGGGCCCACCGAGGCGGAGGCGTCGCGTCCGCCAGCCGACCCAATTCCGCGCACACGTGCTCCGGCAGAAGATCTCGTCGCGTGCTGAGCAACTGGCCGATCTTGATGTACGACGGCCCGAGCGAGGTCA contains:
- a CDS encoding ABC1 kinase family protein, with protein sequence MRLTLPIAWAGGTDMARSAGFLAELPGTALRVVRVGGTVFGYAVVFGPAALGARLRRRQWARAGERLSSLLTSLGPSYIKIGQLLSTRRDLLPEHVCAELGRLADATPPPRWARLQGVLRRAYQGREWPFAEFSSTPVATGSIATVHRAVTLDGRQVAVKVRRPGISRVMWRDFRLTALAMGAMQQLPELRSMPFKVMHAQVGGAILRQLDFTAERVALGDLRANLSEFEWIRIPAPLPELCSEDVLVMEYVEGLARTAPESLSADARKVAARRVMSVVYEMLFVDGLVHCDLIPGNLYINNDGSLVIVDAGFVIKLSGPVRASFADFFINMAMGNGPLCAEIIIESAASIAEGCDLDGFRAGLTELVTESSGARSGEFNLAKFAGRLFDLQRRFGLYPVPEFAFPLLSLLVVEGIVQGLDPELDFQAEAMPVLRRRNMPRTSVGS